TTCCTCTTATGTGTTTAGTTCCCATAACTAAACTCTTCAAGCACTATTTTCTCACTCATTGGAAACTGttccatatattatttttaaagtaagccCATAATCCCTACTCCCTTATATTTACAGGTACACTAGcttactatatattttcttaaccCCAGATTCCAATTTTCTCCTCACCCTTGAAAAGATAGTTTCAAGAAAATACAGGGCAGATATGTACCTGAGTGTAATGGCCACAGACGTTATTGCATTTCCGAGTCTTGAAGTCATAGTTCCGGACTTCATCAAACCAGTTTTTGATGGCTGAAGACACAGAAAAGATGGATAGAGAGCCAGTCCAGAGGTTTTCTCCCAGTGAAGTAAATTTTGGGTGCAGCTTGTAGGGTGGCTTCAGCTGTCCATTATGTGCAAACTGACAATGTTTTGCCCATGCTTTTGCAATCTGTGCTAGTGCTGGGTCCCAAGTctgcaaaaataaatactaaatgatGAGGGAGGAGCTCAAGAATGAAACCTATTACTCAAAATGTAACTAGGGTGAGCAGAGTATGAATTTGAATGGGAAATGAGGTGTGATGACAAGTATACGGGTCCTCTATAAATATGGTCTTCAAGCATTGACTAGGGCCAGAAAAAAACATGATAATTTAGTTTCCTGGAATTTAGAATCTAGGTGAGAGAAATAGATCAACAGTTCACTGAAGGACAATTATAGTGTGTGCAAAGTAGTATGTGCTATGTTTCACATCTCATATAATAATCATAAAAGCCTACATTCTAAAAAGTTCAgtttaaaaatcaactcaaagccACAGATCTGGGATTCGAACCAAAGCCTCACTGAATCGAAATCCCATCCTTTCCCCAGATGCCATCCTGCCTTCCTGAGAAAGACAGCACTGTgctggcaacaacaaaaaaataagcttagagacaagaaaaacaaaaataaaccacaaaaatttACAGGGAagagaatgacaagaaaaaaataaaatctacttaagATCAGAGAAAAGGAAGTGTCCAAAAAGAGAAGTGAAATGTATCATGAAGCTTGCTTCTAACAACAGTTGAATAGACATAACTAAACTGGTTGTGTTTTGATCAAAGACTGTGAGTATTTTGCACACATTAATCccagtgaaaaaaataattccagattAACAAGGATTTAACCCCAGAGTCAATACATATTAGCTATTTTTGACTGATTCATGCCCcaaatattgatattttcctTACCATGTACAGCATATCACTGGCTGTTGGATTCACCTCTGATCGGAATTTATTGTGAATTCGAACACAGTCTTTGATGAAATCTTTGTTTTCAATATCTGGCAAAGTATTTTTTGTATATGCATAACTAGAGACGAAAGAAAGCATCCAGGCTGCTGTGGCCAGTGCGACTCGCATGCTCAGTCTGTCTGGCACGGAGCCTCGGGAGGCTGCGACGAGAGCGGCTGCAGTTTGTGAGAAGGAGTGTGCTTGCCTCTGTCAGAGTTCTCAGCTCGCAGCTTTACACAGCATAGCCAACTTCAGCtttgaaaaaatggaaagcagaACTGAGTTCATCACAAGTTTTAAGAAATGGGTTTCTCCATATATGGTTTGCAGCTCATTTTGTGTTCTTAACCCTGTcttttcagtggtttttagtgacACAGCACCTAGTACAACAGATTCTTATGAGGCTGAGTCAGACTTTCTTTTGAGTTGGGggatatttccaaagaaaattctGGAGTTTCCAGAAATAACAGTCTCCAATCTTTAACAGAGGTTGTGgtgattaaataaaaacacatctcTTACTTTTATAAATGCCTTGCAAAATGcttttcagaatctttttttctttttttttataagagtcATATCAACACACAGTGGTTGGAACATCTAGTTAACATCATCATCTTGACCTAGAATTCATTCATGTAGGCACacgcagggtggggcagggcggggtggggtggcaggaagAGAATAACTGAATAGTAGAAAGAGCACTGGCTTCAGATTCAGATTTTAGTTTAAGTTCTGTTCCTAACTAGCTGtaagaccttggacaagttaccaAACTCTCTAAGGCTTAGCCATCTACTGAGTGTGGCTAATGGGATCTTTTCTACCTTCTTTATCACAGAGATTTGGGAAGACCAAATGAGCTAGTTACAGTGCTAATTCAACACATATTAAATTCCTGCTCTATGTATTCCGCTTAGTAATACAGAGATAAAAACACAGAAACTGCTCCCAAGGAACACACAGTGGTAAGAGCTGTGAGATGGTGGTTATAACAGGTGCTGTTGCAGATCTGGAGATAACAAAGCACAGGGAGGTAAGAACTCAGGAGAGCATGCTTAACCCATTCTGGAAAGGACAGAGTTGGCCTCCTACATACAGCTGGTGAGGGCTTTGCTGAGGCTAGTGTCGGCTAGGTGTTCATAAAGTGAAAAAGGGCTGGAGAGATGAAAGGAATTGGGCAGATAGGAACTACATATCTAGCTGTGAAGTTGGAAACATGGTGTCGTGGCAAGAACCACTGCATATTGTCTCCCTCTATTGAAAAGTTCTTCAAGTACTGATTCTGGCTGGTAGGAAATATGATGCCTGGTCTCATGGATTTCAGCATCCAAATGATGCCTTTGTGCCAACTGAGGAGAGAGGTAAGAGATCAGGGAGGATTTCTGAGTTCTGACAATGATTTGGATTTTATCACCAAGATGATGGGAAGTTATTGGAGGATTTTAGCTGTAGGTGGGGTGTGATCTGGTTCTAGAAAAacctgtattttataaaattaagagagagaaaatggaataggGTGGGGGGGAAATATTTCTAATGGAAgctcttaaaaagttaaatattacaGAACTATAAGGCAGAATCCTATTGCCACATACACAAATAACCGTACAAAATActcatgtataattttaaattttgtccaGGCTGCCTAATTTCAACATTATATTGATCTAAAATAAGGATCTTCTTGTTTGGAGCTCAGAAGCAACTTTTTGATCAATGTAGTGACAATCAACAGTAAGACCTTCCTCCAGTATGAAGTGGTAACCAGCTCAGGGCCTGCTTTCATCTTCTTCCTGTTCTTTGTGGGCTAGATTGGGTGTTGAACACAGTAGCAGGATAAATGAGATCTCACAAGCAAGC
This Microcebus murinus isolate Inina chromosome 10, M.murinus_Inina_mat1.0, whole genome shotgun sequence DNA region includes the following protein-coding sequences:
- the GLIPR1 gene encoding glioma pathogenesis-related protein 1, producing MRVALATAAWMLSFVSSYAYTKNTLPDIENKDFIKDCVRIHNKFRSEVNPTASDMLYMTWDPALAQIAKAWAKHCQFAHNGQLKPPYKLHPKFTSLGENLWTGSLSIFSVSSAIKNWFDEVRNYDFKTRKCNNVCGHYTQIVWANSYKVGCAVQFCPGVSGISLSNAAHFICNYGPAGNYPTWPYKKGATCSACPDNDKCLDNLCVNPQRDNVTRYYSIVYPGWPIFSRNRYLSLFLIVSVIILLLSVVITIFVKHKYPNCF